The Legionella sp. PATHC032 genome has a window encoding:
- a CDS encoding helicase HerA-like domain-containing protein, whose product MYDDLWKPYVSTGLPSLKLGGIVLNGQLLSETPIHLVLKAFNRHGLIAGATGTGKTKTMQVLAEQLSLNGVPSLVMDIKGDISGLAIPGETSTKLMDRGQQLGIDFTPRGFPVELLTLTPQDPGVPLRARIDDFGPLLFSLMLDLNDTQAGVVTVLFEYAKANQLNLVNLDDFKSLLQFAQTDRGNQLIAAQYGGIASTSIGTIVRKIIEIESQGGKQFFGEPSFVIQDLLRTDANGHGVISILRLLNMQEKPKLFSSFMLKLLSDVYRQMPELGDPDKPRLVLFIDEAHLIFNYSSKALLNLIETIVKLIRSKGIGLIFCTQTPNDIPEVVLSQLGLKIQHSLRAFTAKDRKALKLVSQNFPVSNYYNTEQLLTTLSIGEALVSALDTKGQPTPLVHAMIRAPESRMGTLSNEELKVLVNESLLFAKYYQMIDVPSAKEKLSELTSGQQVAKQQTSQKENNSSVLNNLSKNTLFRQVVRQVFRELTRAILSLFKNKRN is encoded by the coding sequence ATGTATGATGATCTATGGAAGCCCTATGTGTCTACCGGCCTACCCTCTTTAAAATTGGGTGGCATTGTCTTAAATGGTCAATTACTCTCTGAAACGCCTATTCACTTAGTGTTAAAGGCTTTTAATCGGCATGGTTTAATTGCAGGTGCTACCGGAACAGGTAAAACGAAAACCATGCAGGTATTGGCTGAGCAATTATCCCTAAATGGTGTACCCAGTTTAGTGATGGACATTAAGGGGGATATTTCTGGCTTGGCTATTCCAGGTGAAACCTCTACTAAATTAATGGATAGAGGTCAGCAGTTAGGTATCGATTTTACTCCCCGAGGTTTTCCAGTAGAGTTATTGACACTGACTCCACAAGACCCCGGGGTTCCATTACGTGCGAGAATTGATGATTTTGGCCCCCTGCTTTTTTCGCTGATGCTGGATCTGAATGACACTCAAGCAGGTGTTGTCACTGTATTATTTGAGTATGCCAAGGCGAATCAACTGAATTTGGTTAATTTGGATGATTTTAAATCTTTGCTCCAATTTGCCCAAACGGATAGAGGCAACCAGCTGATTGCTGCCCAATATGGAGGAATAGCTTCCACATCGATTGGGACTATTGTTCGTAAAATCATCGAGATCGAGTCTCAGGGAGGCAAACAATTTTTTGGTGAACCTTCCTTTGTCATTCAGGATTTGCTGAGAACCGACGCAAATGGCCATGGTGTTATCTCGATACTAAGATTATTAAATATGCAGGAAAAACCTAAATTATTTTCCAGTTTTATGCTGAAATTGCTGTCTGATGTTTACCGCCAAATGCCGGAATTAGGTGATCCTGACAAACCACGGCTGGTTCTCTTTATCGACGAGGCGCATTTAATTTTTAATTATTCCAGTAAAGCATTGCTTAATTTAATAGAAACAATAGTTAAGTTAATCCGATCTAAAGGAATTGGTTTGATATTTTGTACTCAAACGCCTAACGACATTCCTGAGGTTGTTTTAAGCCAATTGGGGTTAAAAATCCAACACTCATTACGTGCTTTTACTGCAAAAGATCGAAAAGCTTTAAAATTGGTATCGCAGAATTTTCCAGTATCTAATTACTATAATACTGAGCAACTACTTACGACTTTAAGTATAGGGGAAGCTTTAGTGAGTGCTTTGGATACCAAGGGTCAACCGACGCCTTTAGTTCATGCGATGATTAGAGCACCTGAATCGCGTATGGGGACTTTAAGCAATGAGGAATTAAAAGTTTTAGTGAATGAATCACTCCTTTTCGCTAAATATTATCAAATGATCGATGTGCCCTCTGCGAAAGAGAAATTGTCTGAACTAACCTCTGGCCAACAAGTTGCAAAACAACAGACCAGTCAGAAAGAAAACAATTCCTCCGTGTTGAATAATTTAAGTAAAAACACCTTATTCCGACAAGTGGTACGTCAAGTTTTTAGAGAACTCACCAGAGCGATTTTGTCTTTGTTTAAGAATAAAAGGAACTAG
- a CDS encoding nicotinate phosphoribosyltransferase: protein MINITGTYTDQYQLAMAQVYFLKGYHEHIATFDYFFRALPFKGGYAIFAGLEDLLDVLEQLRFEQQDIEFLQHQNMHPDFINYLKQFKFNGALYASLEGDVVFPTRPVVSIEANLIEAQIIETLLLNILNFQTLIATKARRIRQVAGERILIDFGLRRAQGAGGYFASRAAIVGGFDSTSNVRAGRDYSIPVSGTMAHSFIQSYDNEIHAFFDYAEAWPENCILLVDTYNTLQSGVPNAIKIAKEMERKGHRLKGIRLDSGDLAWLAKRARHMLDEAGLNYVAITASNQLDEYVIKNLLEQDAPIDAFGVGTNLAIGAPDAALDGVYKLAFVNGQPRIKLSDTPAKITIPYQKQVYRVFERDGMYRGADVVGLKTEKKIDMMHHPFEILKSLSIKHYKKEALLHKVMENGKRLLPKKSLGEIARFSQQCFDRLPLEYKRFINPHTYKVGLSTELKMKRDQLIAEHSR, encoded by the coding sequence ATGATAAACATCACAGGAACCTACACTGATCAATATCAATTGGCTATGGCTCAAGTTTATTTTTTAAAAGGATATCATGAGCATATAGCGACATTTGATTATTTTTTTCGTGCTCTTCCTTTTAAAGGAGGCTATGCGATTTTTGCGGGTCTGGAGGATTTACTGGATGTTTTGGAGCAACTTCGTTTTGAACAACAAGATATAGAGTTTTTACAACATCAGAATATGCATCCTGATTTTATTAACTATTTGAAGCAGTTCAAGTTCAATGGCGCGTTGTATGCGTCGCTCGAGGGAGATGTTGTATTTCCCACTCGGCCCGTGGTTAGTATCGAAGCCAATTTGATTGAAGCACAAATCATAGAAACTTTATTATTAAATATACTTAATTTTCAGACACTTATTGCGACAAAAGCCAGGCGCATCAGGCAGGTTGCCGGAGAGCGTATTTTAATTGATTTTGGATTAAGGAGAGCACAGGGTGCTGGAGGGTATTTTGCAAGCCGTGCAGCTATAGTTGGTGGTTTTGATTCGACAAGCAATGTCAGAGCAGGACGTGATTATTCAATTCCTGTATCGGGTACTATGGCTCATTCTTTTATCCAAAGTTACGATAACGAGATACACGCTTTTTTTGATTATGCTGAAGCTTGGCCGGAGAATTGCATCTTGTTAGTAGATACTTATAATACCTTGCAAAGTGGTGTTCCTAATGCAATCAAAATAGCTAAGGAAATGGAGAGGAAAGGACATAGACTCAAAGGTATTCGCTTGGATAGTGGTGATTTGGCATGGTTAGCCAAGAGGGCTCGCCACATGTTGGATGAGGCTGGTTTAAATTATGTGGCTATTACAGCTTCCAATCAACTCGATGAGTATGTTATCAAAAATTTGTTAGAGCAGGATGCGCCTATTGATGCTTTTGGTGTGGGAACCAATCTTGCGATTGGCGCTCCCGATGCGGCTCTTGACGGGGTTTATAAATTGGCATTTGTAAATGGTCAACCCAGGATTAAATTATCGGATACCCCTGCAAAGATCACCATTCCTTATCAAAAACAAGTATACAGGGTATTCGAAAGAGATGGGATGTATCGAGGTGCGGATGTTGTCGGTCTCAAAACGGAAAAAAAAATTGATATGATGCATCATCCTTTTGAAATTTTAAAATCGCTTTCGATAAAGCACTATAAAAAAGAGGCATTACTGCATAAAGTGATGGAAAACGGCAAACGGTTACTACCTAAAAAATCACTTGGAGAAATAGCCAGGTTTAGCCAGCAATGTTTTGATCGATTGCCTTTGGAATATAAGCGTTTTATTAATCCTCATACCTATAAGGTGGGTTTAAGTACCGAGCTTAAGATGAAGAGAGATCAACTGATAGCTGAACACTCAAGGTAG
- the pncA gene encoding bifunctional nicotinamidase/pyrazinamidase gives MKTLIILDVQNDFMPGGPLGVPNGDAIVPVINSILHYFDLIVASQDWHPSNHISFASSHSGKKPFEKIKLGNIEQTLWPDHCVQGSIGAQFHPQLNTNPIEAIFRKGTDPNIDSYSGFYDNLHQKTTGLAGYLREKGAKKLYFCGLCADICVYLTIKDAFSEGFNCCLIEDATQALVKYDFIKIKKEFIKQGISIIDSSNLLNNLQ, from the coding sequence ATGAAAACTTTAATCATCCTCGACGTTCAAAATGATTTCATGCCTGGCGGACCATTGGGAGTACCGAATGGTGATGCTATTGTTCCCGTTATTAACAGCATTTTGCACTATTTTGATCTGATTGTTGCATCACAAGATTGGCATCCCTCTAATCACATCAGTTTTGCTTCCAGTCATAGTGGCAAGAAACCTTTTGAAAAAATCAAACTGGGAAATATTGAACAAACTTTATGGCCCGACCATTGTGTTCAGGGCAGCATTGGAGCTCAATTTCATCCGCAATTGAATACTAATCCTATTGAAGCCATTTTTAGAAAAGGAACAGACCCCAATATAGATAGCTACAGTGGTTTTTATGACAATTTGCATCAGAAAACTACAGGACTTGCTGGTTATCTGCGCGAAAAAGGCGCTAAAAAGCTTTATTTTTGTGGTTTGTGCGCTGATATTTGTGTCTATCTTACCATCAAAGATGCTTTTAGTGAGGGATTTAATTGCTGTTTGATTGAGGATGCAACTCAAGCGCTTGTGAAGTATGATTTCATAAAAATAAAAAAAGAATTTATAAAACAAGGAATTAGCATAATTGACAGTTCAAATTTGCTTAATAATTTACAATAA
- a CDS encoding VOC family protein produces MSIQLNHTIVWVKDRDKSARFLTEILGLPEAIPYGPFMVVEMSNHLSLDFCKTNKEITPQHYAFLVTETEFDDIFKRICELKIDYWADPGQTRLGQMNYNDGGRGLYFNDPNGHLLEIITKPYGSGS; encoded by the coding sequence ATGAGTATACAATTGAATCATACTATCGTGTGGGTAAAAGATCGTGATAAATCGGCTCGCTTCCTTACAGAGATTTTGGGCTTACCTGAAGCAATTCCATATGGCCCATTTATGGTAGTTGAGATGAGTAACCATCTGAGCCTTGATTTCTGTAAAACAAATAAAGAAATTACTCCCCAACATTATGCCTTTTTAGTAACAGAAACTGAATTTGATGACATTTTTAAGAGAATTTGTGAACTTAAAATAGATTATTGGGCTGATCCAGGACAAACCCGATTAGGTCAAATGAATTATAATGATGGGGGGCGAGGATTATATTTTAATGATCCTAATGGGCACCTTCTTGAAATCATTACGAAACCTTATGGTAGCGGGTCTTAA
- a CDS encoding MFS transporter gives MYPKNELSFITLLLLISFASVNAVLFTPALPNITLFFGITEHTAQQTITSFLIGYALGQLIYGPIANRYGRKRTLYIGISLQIISSLLCVLAGFFSMYSLLVLGRFLLALGSGVGLKMAFTLVNESYEPKLATQKTAYLMLAFAIAPGLSVAIGGILNSHYGWESCFYAGTAYGVILLAMVRQLPETQKSLQLDAFQMKHLFYGYVSQFKNKPLISGGALMGGASCFVYIFAATAPFIAINLLGMSTTEYGFANILPSLGLTLGSVLSAQFAKKYSQRAGIQLGISISGFAALAMMMAALTHHSALIKLFLPMIFIYLGLSFIFANASTFAMNHTSDKAHGSAVMNFINMGLVTVVILGLSLLPMSQYLLPAIYILLCILMMGLFFSFIKSNEIISYTDKNKES, from the coding sequence ATGTATCCAAAAAATGAACTCTCTTTCATTACCTTACTGTTGTTAATTTCTTTTGCTTCCGTGAATGCAGTCTTATTTACACCGGCATTGCCCAATATCACTTTATTTTTTGGTATAACAGAACATACTGCACAACAGACTATCACCAGTTTTTTGATTGGTTATGCCTTGGGGCAACTTATTTATGGCCCTATAGCGAATCGCTATGGAAGAAAAAGAACACTTTATATCGGTATTAGCTTACAAATTATAAGCAGTCTTTTATGTGTATTGGCCGGTTTTTTTTCCATGTATTCATTACTTGTTTTAGGGCGGTTTTTATTGGCTCTAGGATCCGGCGTAGGACTGAAAATGGCTTTCACTTTGGTTAATGAATCCTATGAACCCAAATTAGCCACACAAAAAACCGCCTATCTGATGCTGGCTTTTGCGATAGCACCCGGTTTGAGTGTTGCAATTGGCGGCATTTTAAACTCCCATTATGGCTGGGAAAGTTGCTTTTATGCAGGAACTGCTTATGGAGTCATTCTGCTTGCTATGGTCAGACAGCTTCCCGAAACACAAAAAAGTCTTCAACTTGACGCTTTTCAAATGAAGCATCTGTTTTATGGATATGTAAGTCAATTTAAAAACAAACCATTAATCTCTGGTGGAGCACTAATGGGTGGTGCATCCTGTTTTGTCTACATTTTTGCAGCAACAGCACCATTTATTGCCATCAATTTGCTAGGAATGAGTACAACAGAGTATGGCTTTGCCAATATTTTACCCTCCTTAGGTCTGACCCTGGGCTCAGTCCTGTCTGCTCAATTTGCAAAAAAATACTCGCAACGTGCAGGAATCCAATTAGGTATTTCAATCTCAGGGTTTGCCGCACTGGCGATGATGATGGCGGCATTAACCCATCATTCAGCGCTCATCAAGCTCTTTCTTCCTATGATATTCATATATCTGGGACTATCTTTTATTTTTGCAAATGCTTCGACATTTGCCATGAATCATACCTCCGATAAAGCCCATGGCTCCGCTGTAATGAACTTCATCAATATGGGATTGGTTACAGTGGTTATCTTGGGATTAAGCTTACTACCAATGTCACAATATTTATTGCCAGCAATTTACATTCTTCTATGCATTTTAATGATGGGATTATTCTTTTCTTTCATAAAAAGTAATGAAATAATTTCTTATACCGACAAAAACAAGGAATCATGA
- a CDS encoding LysR family transcriptional regulator, translated as MSKFDQITYFIAVVEEHGFAAAARKFGVSTAAVSRQIARLEAELKAELLVRTTRKLSLTEIGARYYQQCKKALLELNEADIAIANSHNEAVGILNVTSSRYFAMRFILPYLPEFMDLNRKLQIKIELAERFPDLAQESVDVLFGVSMEGPPELVRKRVSTTRYVLCASPDYLAKNGIPKIPSDLAKHRYITHSMRNPDNLITFKGGEQIYVEPVLWLNDSRALCECAILGIGIIKLHEYIVAEALQDGRLIEILPEFRESNLSVYLYYQASRYLQPKIRRFIDFFTK; from the coding sequence ATGAGTAAATTTGATCAAATTACTTACTTTATTGCTGTTGTCGAAGAGCATGGTTTTGCAGCAGCTGCAAGAAAATTTGGTGTATCTACAGCTGCTGTTAGTAGGCAGATTGCTCGTCTTGAAGCCGAACTAAAAGCAGAGCTGTTGGTCAGAACAACTAGAAAATTATCATTAACTGAGATTGGAGCTCGCTATTATCAGCAATGCAAAAAGGCTCTTTTGGAGTTGAATGAGGCAGACATCGCGATTGCTAATAGCCATAATGAAGCGGTGGGCATATTAAATGTCACGAGTAGTCGTTATTTTGCTATGAGATTTATTCTCCCTTATTTACCAGAATTCATGGATTTAAATCGAAAATTGCAGATTAAAATTGAATTGGCAGAAAGATTTCCTGATTTAGCCCAGGAAAGCGTTGATGTGCTTTTTGGTGTTTCCATGGAGGGCCCACCAGAGCTGGTGCGTAAGCGAGTTTCTACAACACGATATGTGCTTTGTGCATCACCAGATTATCTGGCAAAAAATGGTATTCCGAAAATACCCTCCGATCTTGCGAAGCATCGCTATATAACCCATAGCATGCGAAATCCTGATAATTTGATTACATTTAAAGGCGGCGAGCAGATTTATGTTGAACCTGTGTTATGGCTCAATGACAGTCGTGCCTTGTGTGAGTGCGCCATACTTGGGATAGGGATTATCAAATTACATGAATACATAGTGGCTGAAGCATTACAAGATGGGCGCCTCATTGAGATTTTGCCTGAATTCCGGGAGTCCAATTTATCGGTGTATCTCTATTATCAGGCAAGCCGATATTTACAGCCTAAGATACGAAGATTTATTGATTTTTTTACAAAGTAA
- the sdbA gene encoding Dot/Icm T4SS effector SdbA codes for MHKKYNYYSLEKEKKTFWQHILDILKAPFRLPGWIVSFFLARNITHVALNPNNVPQQRLIHLTKTSNRPEDDIVVVNFKKRPPHKWFNDTLIKIANTIAALPFVTPRLRTRLHYDNENDINHVNNLLAEIDALVQGKSKQKYCKGRAFDWSKIHLKGLEFLDPKMRGYVYEQLHEKYGHVSYITKRKPNIEFFTLKTPDGSELDSVQVTGEEEEQKPMGERKFIITCIARDQNFINWIKDLNYTAKNLGATAISFNYRGVDYSRGLVWTENNLVDDILAQVQRLISLGADPRNICLDGMCIGGAVATIATAKLHEKGMKVKLNNERSFTSLSSLVFGFIVPELQTANWWSPLTYGRFVLAGVVYVLLTPLIWMAGWPVDVTKAWNRIPTQDKMYSVVRDKDNGLYDGVIHDHFCSIAALVDSQINSILYKLSTDQSLTEEEKQILCDDQFSHHFKPSQSVLKNPKYKGPHFISRQDLVAELGHSEEYTNHDYFLDRLREKFQLDRAARPVALAEEEGKDIEEILPQPSQDTEHPLIIASSGGTGHISATHGIINDLQSKKDNVVITQHHAELYKNKPFSITSALIRIGVWFTSLPILEDILKGVMRFIGYPVLPSSSIFWDQMSKIQQSETKNENGIETGRTRPYVDMLLDIYPEGYEYTAFNNATHLTSSIEDIQTMISFKGHVEEDNRNIVYQNILQRLMRAAKQNTPYTRLISTQALSLGAICDAVKYYNTVFLPVYNAERRTSYQPITIDQYMTDLPSLGCIHFMNNLEELTAEQRQLMEVHAVNMSEPFKEAHFGKEQGFKAVHNIDPRNNPMIRNAFKDPSLTKYLDKSQSFDLHFNVYKKEKQNALPVLNGKEKITIKSHAKIASIMIGSLAANASADYAKYLLNQGYDHIFLFGGLNDSIAKRIDQIINSYPASRREEIRRKIILLGNQSDVEMAPIMTRSNCVVIRGGGLSVMEQMAMPIMDDKIVLLHHEDNEDGPLTSGLSWEDGNADKLIEYLSEKGAYARKTSPSLCSGHLHEAEKSFEKKYNAQLKSTETAKKVDLTIPQQEKHPLKKEWDRKTGYTESGDILSHQHRFFNTIPEVREPFCSKEDVHHHEFSSQSLVSVSAG; via the coding sequence ATGCATAAAAAATACAACTACTACAGTCTTGAAAAAGAAAAAAAAACATTCTGGCAACATATACTGGATATTCTGAAGGCCCCATTTAGACTACCTGGTTGGATCGTTTCTTTTTTCCTCGCACGAAATATTACTCATGTGGCATTAAATCCTAATAATGTGCCACAACAACGTTTAATACATCTTACTAAAACAAGCAATCGTCCAGAGGATGATATTGTTGTCGTTAATTTCAAAAAACGGCCTCCTCACAAATGGTTTAATGACACTCTGATTAAAATAGCCAATACCATTGCGGCTCTTCCTTTTGTAACACCAAGATTACGTACAAGGTTACATTACGATAATGAGAATGATATCAATCATGTGAACAATTTGCTTGCCGAGATTGATGCGCTTGTTCAGGGCAAATCAAAACAAAAGTATTGCAAAGGCAGAGCATTCGATTGGTCAAAAATTCATCTCAAAGGGTTAGAGTTCCTGGACCCTAAAATGAGAGGATATGTATATGAACAACTGCATGAAAAATACGGCCATGTTTCATATATAACAAAACGCAAACCTAATATTGAATTTTTCACCTTAAAAACCCCTGATGGAAGTGAATTAGATTCAGTGCAAGTCACAGGTGAAGAAGAAGAACAAAAACCAATGGGTGAGCGCAAGTTTATTATTACCTGTATTGCGCGGGATCAGAATTTCATTAATTGGATAAAGGATTTAAACTATACGGCAAAAAATCTGGGCGCCACGGCCATCAGTTTCAATTACAGAGGTGTGGATTACAGTCGCGGTCTTGTCTGGACAGAAAATAATCTTGTCGATGATATTCTGGCTCAGGTTCAAAGATTAATTAGTCTTGGTGCCGACCCTAGGAATATCTGTCTTGACGGTATGTGTATAGGTGGAGCGGTAGCAACAATTGCTACAGCAAAACTTCATGAGAAGGGCATGAAAGTCAAGTTGAATAATGAACGCTCTTTTACTTCTCTTTCTTCTCTCGTATTTGGTTTTATTGTACCTGAATTACAAACAGCAAATTGGTGGAGTCCTTTAACTTATGGTCGTTTTGTACTGGCTGGTGTAGTTTATGTTTTACTCACGCCTTTAATTTGGATGGCAGGATGGCCAGTTGATGTTACCAAAGCCTGGAATAGAATACCTACTCAGGATAAAATGTATTCTGTTGTTCGGGATAAAGACAATGGCTTGTACGATGGAGTAATTCACGATCACTTCTGTTCCATTGCAGCATTAGTTGACTCTCAAATTAATTCTATTTTATACAAATTATCCACTGATCAGTCGCTTACTGAGGAAGAAAAACAAATTCTGTGTGATGATCAGTTTTCTCACCATTTTAAACCAAGTCAAAGTGTTTTAAAAAATCCAAAATACAAAGGCCCGCATTTTATTTCCCGACAAGATTTGGTTGCAGAGCTTGGTCATAGCGAGGAATATACCAATCATGATTATTTCCTTGACCGCTTGCGGGAAAAATTTCAATTGGATCGTGCTGCACGGCCAGTTGCTTTGGCTGAAGAGGAGGGAAAGGATATAGAGGAGATTCTACCTCAACCGTCTCAAGATACAGAGCACCCCTTAATTATTGCCAGCAGTGGGGGAACAGGACATATCTCCGCCACTCATGGCATCATTAATGACTTACAGAGTAAAAAAGATAATGTTGTCATTACGCAGCATCATGCCGAGCTCTACAAAAACAAGCCCTTCTCAATTACATCTGCTCTGATTCGTATTGGCGTTTGGTTTACTTCTCTTCCTATCCTGGAGGACATACTGAAAGGAGTTATGAGGTTTATAGGATATCCCGTTTTACCGAGTTCCTCCATCTTCTGGGATCAAATGTCCAAAATACAGCAAAGTGAAACCAAAAATGAAAATGGAATTGAAACAGGCAGAACCCGTCCTTATGTGGATATGCTGTTGGATATATACCCTGAGGGATATGAATACACCGCGTTCAATAATGCGACTCACTTGACTTCCAGTATTGAAGACATTCAAACCATGATAAGCTTCAAGGGACATGTTGAAGAGGATAACAGGAATATAGTCTATCAAAATATATTACAACGCCTTATGCGTGCTGCGAAACAGAATACTCCTTACACAAGATTAATTTCCACACAGGCACTCTCTTTGGGAGCTATTTGCGATGCCGTTAAATACTACAATACGGTATTTTTGCCTGTATACAATGCTGAAAGGAGAACTTCCTATCAGCCTATTACTATTGATCAGTACATGACCGATTTACCTTCACTGGGTTGTATTCATTTTATGAATAATTTGGAGGAACTCACAGCAGAGCAAAGGCAATTGATGGAGGTACATGCAGTGAATATGAGCGAACCATTTAAAGAGGCGCATTTTGGTAAAGAACAAGGCTTTAAAGCGGTTCATAATATTGATCCACGTAATAACCCAATGATTCGCAATGCCTTTAAAGACCCTTCATTGACAAAGTACCTGGATAAGAGCCAGTCATTTGATTTGCACTTTAATGTTTATAAAAAGGAAAAACAAAACGCACTGCCAGTACTGAATGGTAAAGAAAAAATTACAATCAAATCGCATGCTAAAATTGCTTCCATCATGATAGGCTCTCTGGCAGCAAATGCTTCCGCTGATTATGCGAAGTATTTATTGAATCAAGGGTATGATCATATTTTTCTTTTCGGTGGGCTTAATGATTCCATTGCCAAACGCATCGATCAGATCATCAATTCTTACCCTGCCTCCAGGCGTGAAGAGATACGTAGGAAAATTATTCTCCTCGGGAATCAATCTGATGTCGAAATGGCACCGATAATGACCCGAAGTAACTGCGTGGTTATCCGTGGAGGTGGCTTGAGTGTCATGGAACAAATGGCTATGCCCATTATGGATGATAAAATTGTATTATTACATCATGAAGATAATGAAGATGGCCCGTTAACATCCGGTCTCAGTTGGGAGGATGGTAATGCCGATAAATTAATCGAGTATCTGTCTGAAAAAGGGGCTTACGCTAGAAAAACATCCCCTAGTCTGTGTTCCGGTCATCTTCATGAGGCAGAAAAGAGTTTCGAAAAGAAATATAATGCTCAACTGAAATCGACAGAAACCGCGAAAAAAGTAGATTTAACTATTCCTCAACAAGAAAAGCATCCTCTGAAAAAAGAGTGGGATAGAAAAACGGGATATACTGAATCCGGAGATATATTATCCCATCAGCATAGATTTTTTAACACGATACCTGAAGTAAGAGAGCCATTTTGCTCTAAGGAAGATGTACACCATCATGAATTCTCTAGTCAAAGTTTGGTTAGTGTAAGCGCTGGTTGA
- a CDS encoding RasGEF domain-containing protein, producing MINKSNLLSLIVYFNSREINMPKILDSNAYREMENDLNNLFEQIYKHDKKDRTAITLQVQQFLDNLSESIRDHSRLLLTKITREELIYFKEKKPGDLREKFQNIDGMSDYFNNLSALINFSVMQQEDPTLRVFYYDMYIQLMNFCYLKGDLFGAGAIYTGLISNNLPSSIDWKKLSSESRLIFKDCEEKFKRLFNLSTTYNAHTDLKRKFKTTLIPALPSLLTVQIYTKDSYDNSVSDFERIQDKLHQLDLEHNKLLNRMQHEWTSWSKPYYEYMKNVYLPQSIFEYTTLLREYEELITTHGGPIAKQFHKDKNSERLVSFVESTLSENQSVLKLSPFQNERIVEMLSEIEVVKSECSNPAMFDDLSWKLREMNCTLVKAKSIGGYTSKIFANLDTPYMEENTDENPKPVLIDEPQTDDVYQLQHGGMKLMRELEQAIEDRKPKAIYHCSDEANYGFFREARRKGRNLNLKPMDVEVMDVDVIDYDEKDLRDQTVMITA from the coding sequence TTGATAAATAAAAGTAATTTATTGTCATTAATTGTTTATTTTAATAGTAGAGAAATCAATATGCCTAAAATTTTAGATAGCAATGCATACCGCGAGATGGAAAATGATCTCAATAATCTTTTCGAGCAAATTTATAAACATGATAAAAAAGACAGAACTGCGATTACATTACAAGTTCAGCAATTTTTAGATAATTTAAGTGAATCCATAAGGGATCATTCTCGCTTATTACTTACCAAAATTACCAGAGAAGAACTCATTTATTTTAAGGAAAAGAAACCTGGAGATTTGCGAGAGAAATTTCAAAATATCGATGGGATGAGTGATTACTTTAACAATTTATCTGCATTGATTAATTTCTCGGTGATGCAGCAAGAAGATCCTACTCTGCGGGTTTTTTATTATGATATGTATATTCAACTAATGAATTTTTGCTATCTTAAAGGGGATTTGTTTGGTGCGGGAGCAATTTATACTGGACTAATATCCAATAACCTCCCTAGCTCCATTGATTGGAAGAAATTGAGTTCCGAGAGCCGATTGATTTTTAAAGATTGTGAAGAAAAATTTAAGCGATTATTCAATCTCTCAACGACATACAACGCACACACTGATTTAAAAAGAAAATTCAAAACTACTTTGATACCCGCATTACCATCACTGCTCACGGTTCAGATATACACTAAAGACTCTTACGATAACTCTGTCAGCGATTTTGAAAGAATTCAGGATAAGTTACATCAATTGGATTTGGAACATAATAAATTGCTCAATCGTATGCAACATGAATGGACTTCCTGGTCAAAACCCTACTATGAGTATATGAAGAATGTTTATCTTCCACAAAGCATATTCGAATACACAACTCTCCTGAGAGAGTATGAAGAACTTATCACAACTCATGGTGGCCCTATTGCCAAGCAGTTTCATAAGGATAAGAATTCAGAACGTTTGGTAAGTTTTGTTGAATCGACGCTATCAGAAAATCAATCGGTTCTCAAATTATCTCCTTTTCAAAATGAGAGAATTGTTGAAATGCTTTCCGAGATTGAAGTGGTAAAAAGCGAATGCTCAAATCCAGCTATGTTTGATGATCTCTCCTGGAAGTTGAGAGAAATGAATTGTACTTTGGTAAAAGCCAAATCAATTGGTGGTTATACTTCGAAAATTTTTGCAAATCTTGATACTCCATACATGGAAGAAAATACGGATGAAAATCCGAAACCAGTGCTTATAGATGAACCGCAAACGGACGATGTGTACCAACTTCAGCATGGCGGTATGAAATTGATGCGTGAGCTTGAACAGGCTATAGAGGATCGTAAACCGAAAGCCATTTATCATTGTTCAGATGAGGCAAACTATGGTTTCTTTAGGGAAGCCAGAAGAAAAGGGAGAAATTTGAATTTAAAACCAATGGATGTCGAGGTCATGGATGTGGATGTCATCGATTATGATGAGAAAGATTTACGCGATCAAACCGTTATGATTACGGCGTAA